From Dryobates pubescens isolate bDryPub1 chromosome 11, bDryPub1.pri, whole genome shotgun sequence:
ACAGccagctgggaggagtggctcaaACACTGGAGGCAcccagccaggttggaagaggagAGCAAGAGGAACCTCAAGAAGGTTAATGGCAAATGCACAGCCCTGCTAGGAGGATGGAGTAAcctcctgagcacaggctggaggcagaaggcaagaaagcagcttggcagggaaggacctggaggtgatcagctggacaagcagccctgcagtgcccccACACAGCACAGGCAAACTGCTAGCACAGCAGCAAGGGtctccagctgggagctgtgtccACTGGGGGCTCCCCAGCACAAGGGCAGGGATGCACCACAAGCAGTTCAGTGGAGATGGtcaggatggtttgggctggagcaCATGATgtgcacagaacaagaggcaggTTTGAGGGGCCTGGAGGGAAGGCAAGGGGAGAGCTTGCTGTGACCTGGTACCCTCTGGAGAGGGCCACAGGGCAACACAGGGcaagctgaaaagcagcaggcaCAAGATGAGAAATCCTGAGGAGATGCAGGCAaagccttccccagcagcagggtcacACACTGGTGCAGGAAATGCCACCAGagccacacagcctgctctgcctttgagctgagccctgcctgcagcagggggtgggcacagcagcctccagaCATCCCTTGCAGCTCAGTCCAAGAAGCACACTTCAAGAGACCTCCTGCTTCGTGGGAGAGCTTTCCCAGCTGTGACAGAGGGCTGACAGAACTGCCTGGCTCGGgtctctgctgcccagcaggtgTCCCAGACAACACTTGGTTCGCTGAGGAACAGACTCAGCTCTTCAGAGCAGGACTAcctgcagagccctcccctggcaccggcaaagggagcagagaggccctgcccctgccaggctggctgctgtgcttcagAACTCCCTGCCGacgctgccaggggctgcctgctctcctcGGACCCGCAGAGCCGCCACAAGGCTGCTCGCAAACGAACTCAACGCTttcattttccagcagcagcataaCAATGGCCTGGGAAATCCCCCTCCCACACCCCGAGTGCTCACCCGGGGCGGCTGGAGGAGCCTGCCACGCACCCAGCTTCAGCGCTGCCCTCAAAACTGTCACACAAAAGCCACCGGGGTCAGCTTCCAGGCGAAGGCTGCCCCTGAGCAGCTGCCGGTGCTTCAACAGCCCCCGAGGCAGGCACCAAAACAAAGCTTCCACCGCctcgccccctcccctcccagccacagcctgagGCACTGCCGGCCACGGGTACCGCTGCCGGCTCCTGCCGCTTCTCACTCCTAGGATGGGCTTCCCCCAAGGAGAGCCACggctcccagcacaggcactgcctcctgctgtgcccagccccccagcagggcatgCAGGGGAGCCAGACTGCAGCCGATAGCTGCAcagcccttgctgcagctctgggccagcATCAGCGCTCCTGGGGGCTGCCAAAACACACAGCTGGGAGGAAGCACCAGGAACCCTcttcagccctgggggtgcagcaGAGAAGAAACTGCATGGCAAGTGGAGAGAtgagggctctgctctccaaaCACTGCCCAAGCAGAGGAGAGCCACGAGCTTCCCTTTCATATTGCCCCAGAGCAAGCTGCTCCAGTTCTGCTCTCTGGAGGCACAGTAAGGCTAAGCCATCCCCCAGCAGGTGCCTCCACAGGTGTGGCTCAACCCAGGTAATGCAGGGACTAAGACACTTCAATAGAATCCTCCTGGTGTAAGCTGCCTGTTCCCCTCAGCCCGAGGAACACAGGGAGACAGCAGAgtatccaaaacacagcagtgaGATTTCCTCTTTCACAGGGATCTGCATGGCCCCCCACGGGGAGAGGTGTGACAGAGGGGAGGgcaagcaggcagagcccagctgctctcaggagAAAACACAGCCCTGATTTAAACCCAGCTCCTCCCACTCCCACCTTTTCCTTGaaagccccaaacaaagcaacagacacccccccccacacacacccctcccccccaagtcTCGGCAGACAgatctccttccccccttccagCTCCGTGGGCCTGCAGGGCCGCAGGGACCTGCACAGCTCAGTCACGTTTCCATAGGAAGAGCTGACTGCCAGCttacagcagccctgcagtgctggcccagggctgcaggaagcacCTGAGTGCCAGTCCCAGGGCGCAGCACCGAAGGCACCCgaggcctgcagccagctctagcAGAGCAGGAGGCCCTCCCTGGCGGCCAGGCGCTGGCGGTGGATCcggtcctgctgcagctcctcgtGGTTCGGGTGCCAGAGCTTCATCACGATCCTCTCGATGTTCAGAGCATAGACAGTGTGGGCAGGGATCACCTCCTTGTGCACCTGGAGACAGAAGGTGTTAGAAAACAGCTCCCATTCTTTCAGACTGGCTTCCCCAGACTGCCTGctgaatcacagagctggcagggctggaagggacctcaaggctcagccagctccaaccccctgccatggccagggacacctcacaccacagcaggttgctcacagccacctccagcctggctgcaaacacctccaggcaggaggctgccaccacctccctgggcagcctgtgccaggctctcaccaccctcctgggcaacaacttcctcacagccaatctcagtctccccacttctagctctgctccactccccctGGTCCTGctactccctgacaccctgaagaacctccctctgctatgggatggccaagaaagcccccctcacagagcaggaacacaggaggagggctgcagctggccagcagtgtcacagcagccagcccccagcaaaCACCCCATGGTAGGGAGGTgctccccctgctctccccctggCTAAGAATGCACTGTCAAAAGTCCTAAACCCAGCTGTGAGCAAGCAGAGGAGGAATGCTGGATtgcagctgtgacaggggaggctctgcctcCATAACCAAGGCCTGTTGACAACAGAGATCAGGGAGAATCTCTTGCAGCTACCACGAGGTGTTCAAAGTGGCCTggatctccccagagctgccagcgaGGGAGAGGCCCACGGGCACGCTGCGCCTCCATGGGAGGCATGCCTGTGGTGAGCCCACGGGGCTCACCTTGGGCACCTCCCCAGGGCCGGGGGGATCACAGCTAATGCGCTGCATGAGCCTGCACACAGGGCCCttaaggagcaggaggagacagGGCCAGCCCCACGctttgctgcagcactgtgcaagCCTCAGCCCGGCGCAGTTcgacacagagcagctgctgctccccgcaCAGCTCCAAGGGACTTCCCCAGCGGCCCAGGGGAGCGGAACCGCGCGCCAGccgctgcccagcagcagaacaaggcaGAGCGCCGGGCGCCCGCCGCGCCCACCCCGCCCACCCGCCGCGCCCGCCGCGCCCACCCGCCGCGCCCGCGCCgcgcccccgccccgcgcccccgccccgcccgccccgcGCACCTGCAGCGCCTCCAACAGGTCGAACATGTTCACCGGGGGCAGGCAGGCGGGCAGGGCGTCCCCGGAGCacgccagcagcagggctgcctgctgctccgcGTCGTCAGGCGGCGGCTGAGCGGCCAGGCCCTGGCCGGCCGACGGCGTCCcgcagctggcagggctgtggagagAGCAGGCCGTGAGACCTCCGGCGGGGCACGCCCTGCCCCGCCCAGCAcaccccgccccgccccgccgggcacgccccgccccgcccccagGCACGGCTTTCCGGTGCTGCCTGAGTGCGCAGCGGAGCCCTCTGGCTGCCATTACACATGCTGGAGAATGCCTGTGATaaaagcagcacaaacccatcctgcccaggctgcagcctcaccctgctgagctgaactccctgggcagcaaatgcTGCTCCAGAGAGCCACAcaagtgccagggctggaagggacccaagcatcatccagctccaaccccctgccatggccagggacacctcacaccacagcaggttgctcacagccacctccagcctggctgcaaacacctccaggcaggaggctgccaccacctccctgggcagcctgtgccaggctctcaccaccctcctggggaacaacttcttcctcacagccaatctcaatctccccatttctggttttgctccatcccccccagtcctatccctccctgacaccctcagaagtccctccccagctttcttgcagccccctgcagatcctgcaaggccacaatgaggtctcttgggagccttctcctctccagcctgcacaaccccaactccctcagtctgtgctcacagcagagcagctccagccctctgctcctcctcatggcctttctctggacaccttccagcacctccagatccttcctggcacagaggctccagagctggccccagagctccagctgtggtctcagcagagtggagcagaggggcagaatcccctccctggccctgctggccacacttctcttgctgcaggcagcatttACAGGCAGCAGTTTCTATCCAGCATGAATAAAAAGGAAGCCACCCACAACATCAAATGGAACTACATCAGCTgtcaggcagagctgtgtgctgtggattgccctggcagtgctgccatcAAACCTTAAACCACCCACAACCTCCTGTCAGcggctgggagctgccacagACACCACTGGCTTCTCACACTCTGGCAGATGCACAGCCCGAGCTGTTTTGACACAGACACTGGAAAACAAGATGCCCTTGAAGCTCTGCTACCTGGAAAGGCACACCAAGGCCCCATGAATACAGCAGTTGGCAGGAAGtgacaggctggcagtgccctgcaggTCCTCGCTCCGGGGCACAACAGCTGCGACCCAAAGGCTGCAGCGGCCccgagagcagcagagctcttgtGCCACTCACTACAGCCCCCAACAGCCAGCACTTCCTGAGGACATTCAGAGGCCTAGGGGGCACCTTCATAAATTGTCAGGCAAGCACagcaagggagagagacttGACATGACCCTGAACTCCACTGCTGAGAagaacagaatgaaccaggctggaaacggcctcagagatcatccagaccaagccctccccagcaccatctgagcaaccaaaccatggcaccaagtgcctcagccaggcctttctggaacacctccagggatggggactccaccacctccctgggcagcacatcccagtggccaatctccctttctgggaagaactttctcctcacctctagcctgaacctcccctggcacagcttgagactgtgtcctcttgttctggtgctgcttgcctgggagaagagaccaacccccacctggctccaacctcccttcagggagttggagagagcaagaaggtctcccctgagcctcctcttctgcaggctaagcaaccccagctccctcactgggctgtgccccagacccctccccagccctgctgcccttgaagccctcctgctgtccctgctcagctgTGCAGTTCCCCGCACCAAAGCCTCCCGCGTGCGGAAGCTACCGCGGGCGCCAGCAGCCGCTGAGcgaagcagcaggcagctgcaggccgGGCAgccgcggggccggggctcCTTACCCCTCCATCAGGCAGCTGTAGGCCGCGGCGCTGTTCCGCAGGTAGGGCTGGGGGCTGACGTTGCTGCCGAAGGCGTACCTGAAGTGGCCGTCCCGCAGCCGGTAGGCCTTCCTCCTGGAGATCACCGAGCTCAGGATGTCCTTCAGGTGGCTCTGCGGAGCACAACGCCCTCACCACGCCTGCGGCTCCAcccctgcccggccctgcccctcCCGAGGGCCTCACCCGGGGCCGGAGGCGGCAGCGCCCCTGGGCCAGCgagagctgagcagggaaggggcCGAGGACAGGGCCCAGCCGctccagctgaggcagctgcagacaggggaggtggcactgagagagctgtgtgcccagcctgggctccctgAGACATGAgagtgcccagcctgggctccccgAGACATGAGAgcgcccagcctgggctccccactgccccagggcaccccagggcacccagcctgggctccctgGGATGTGTTGGCCCCAATGTCAAAGTCATTTCCTACAAGCTAGGCAGTTCCCAACCTCTGCTCTCTTTGAGAGTGAGTTAAGAGATCTCACAACTGCAGCAgtgttcccctggcactgcagcactggccccagGACTGCAGTGGGAAGCCAttccctctgcttctgcaggctgctgactgcctgggaggGGCTGTGGAAGCAGCTGTCTGCAtgtgaaaaacaaccaaccaccacccaagcccccccccagcaccacccaagccccccccccagcaccacccaagcccccccccccagcaccacccaagctcccccccccccccagcaccacccaagctccccccccccccagcaccacccaagctccccccccccccccagcaccacccaagctccccccccccccccccagcaccacccaagccccccccaagcccccccccccccgaagcacaagcagccccagcagagagctgatgCCAGTCTAGGCTGTGCCTTTGAGGACAGGCTAGgtgcagagctctccagctgAATGTCTGGGAGCAAAAGGGAACAGAGATGAATCCCAGAGGAATCTGAGTGGTCAGGTGGGAGATGTGCCACAGCAAACCCCTCTCACATTCTCTTCTCTcactccctccagcctctctttTCTCTGGACAGAACTGCTCAGACAAGCAGCTAACCTAAGCTCTGCTTGGAGCTACCTGAACTGCTCCTCCTGGTTTTCTCCTAATTaagtggaggggaaagggaagggggagaggggctgggggggagcccGAGGTGGGATGCTCCTGGGGAGggtttctgtgctgtgctctctccTGTGTGTTTGCTGTGCATTCACTgcactgctgtcagtgctggtaAAGCACAGCTTCACTGGCTTCCCTgactgtgcccagctgggctaactcagcagcaccactgcacAGCTGCTTGACTTGGTCTCACTCCCAGGTTGACCTCCACATGCTGGCTCCAGAAAGCCCTCCGCACATCAAGACTCCAAGTGGCAGCTGCATCTCTCCTGGGCAATACACTGCTGATGGCCACAGGCATGACCCAGCTCTGTCACCTCACTTCCCTGCCAGACACCTGTGCCTGCAGACTGCTCTTGacagaacagctccagctgcagctcctgctctaaGCCTGCCtgtgagaggagcagcactCCCCGGAGCAGCCACCCGCCGTGCCAGgagctcctcctgggcagctgctcaaCGCTCCCGAGGCCTCCACCTAGGGTGCCACAAACCTGGCAGCCCTTTGCTTCTCATCTCACTCCTTCCAAGGCAAGTGGACAATTGGAGCAGCACTTCCCCCCCCACTgagggctgccagcctgctgcacacAGGGCCCTGCCCAGGCTCACCTCCACGGCCAGCACCACGGCGGTGACCGCCTCCTCCGTGACGTTGTCCAGCCCGTGCTCGTAGGCCGTCACGATCatcctgccctccagctgcccccgaGTGGGCAGCATCATGGTGTGAGAGCACAGCTTCAGATCATCCTCCTCCTGAGGCTCCTTTGCCACAAACTGCTGGGCTCCAGACAGGGGGTTCTGAGGCTGGAATCGGTGCTGTGGgcgcagcagcagagcacaagaAACGCTTGGGGCGGACTCCTGGCTCGCCAAAGCCAAAccttccttccccagccagaaagcaaacaacagctcatcccagcagggcaggacccCCCCCAGCGTTACTGAGCCACCACAGAGCTAAAGCTACCTCTCAGCAGCCCCTGGAACACAGGCTCTGGCAGCTTTGGCATTTAGGTAGCCTTCCAGGGATTCTCCAGTGTCCAGCAAAGCCGTGTCGCGCCGCAGCCCGCCTCCcaagagagaggcagcagcccccagcccccacctctctccccagtccagagctcagctctggccTCCAGCACTGCACACTCCTCACccctggtgacagcagcaggcagaagctgtgcCCCAGGGCCTGTGGCCATGCACACTCACATCAAACTTCTGTCGGACCGAGGAAATCTTCTTCTTGCCCTTGGGCTTTCCAGGcttggctgcagagcccccTGGCCAGGGCAGAGAGCCAGCACCCTCTGCAGACAGGAGAGAGAAAGCCCTgctcaacagctgctgctgacccaGGGCCAGCATGAACACACAAGAAAACCCTGAACAGCTGGCCCCCAGCTAAGCCTTCAGCCCCAGCTTGGCAGCCccggcccaggggcaggactcaGCAGGGAGGATGCTCTTGGCAGTGCTTCCCTTCCACTGCTAGCCCCTTGCTCACTGGGCCCACTCAAGATCCCATCACTGCAGTAGATGTTTCTGTCCACactccacacacacccccaaggcagaaggagagagaggagcacaGCCTGCAAGGCAAGGGCCAAGGAAGGAATATGccacctgctccatcaggcagACAGCAGGAGCTTGCCCagagggagattctcctcccacCAACTCCTGATCAGGTCAGATGCTAACCAGCAGGATCAAGCAGCCTGACTCATCACATCTGCCTTCACTGCTCCCCACCACCTCTGCAAGCTTTGCCCTGGGCCCTCgtcaagcagcacagctgaccaGTCCTGTCCCACTGAGCTGAGAGGAGaactgcagagccacagcctggtAGTCACAGCTCTTGGCAAGGCAGAGTGCCTGCCAGTGCATGGACAGGACCTGCTCACAACTCCTTCAGGCACACTGAAGGGCAAGGCAAAGGATGTGCACAGGCTtgctggcagggaaggagagctgcAAGCCAAGGCCTGGACAGCCCCCTCGTGGCTACAGAGGCAGCCTccccctcagcactgcacagcaagtgagcagcctccctccttcagggcagagcaggccttgtgctggggccctgcctgccccctgggagcttgctcagctctgcaggcagttcagctgctgcagagcagggctgacagCACTGTGGTGCCTCAGACACCCCCCAGCCACACTGGAGCCAGCATTTGGCACCTGCCCTGGGCATGGCCAagaggggacagcagccagctcaCCATGCTcaagctgcccagctgcaggcacattCACAAGCAACCAGCTGTGGGCCCTCCCTGGCATGCAGGctggtgccccccagcacctccagctctcccagccaggTCTCATTTGCTGTCATCAGCATGaccccagctgcactgcagccctgcctgcagggagtCCTTGGCTGTGTGGAGCTTCCCCCACacacagctgttctttgccatGAAAGtgaccccaaaccaacaaaccaaacctctcACACAGGAGTTCAAGGCTCAGGCTAAGCCACAGGGTTCAGATGAAGCCTTGGCACGGGCAGCTGGTGGTTACAGACCACCTGCACACACGTGCAGGGGGCACATCCTGCCTGTGAGAGGCCAAAAAGCTTCCTGAGGGGttcagctgcttcctcttgcTGAGGTGGAAACCAGCAGTGCATGGCAAAGCCTGCTGCCACAATCCACCAgccaggagccagggagagATAATAACCCCCCCAGaacccctgcagctggtgccaggCACCACTGCCACACTGGCcctcagcaggggctgtgggagcaCCATGGGCAATCCC
This genomic window contains:
- the TADA1 gene encoding transcriptional adapter 1, whose protein sequence is MATYVSELEAAKKSLSEALGENVKQYWANLKLWFKQKISKEEFDLEARRLLTQDNVHSHNDFLLAILTRCQILVSAPEGAGSLPWPGGSAAKPGKPKGKKKISSVRQKFDHRFQPQNPLSGAQQFVAKEPQEEDDLKLCSHTMMLPTRGQLEGRMIVTAYEHGLDNVTEEAVTAVVLAVESHLKDILSSVISRRKAYRLRDGHFRYAFGSNVSPQPYLRNSAAAYSCLMEGPASCGTPSAGQGLAAQPPPDDAEQQAALLLACSGDALPACLPPVNMFDLLEALQVHKEVIPAHTVYALNIERIVMKLWHPNHEELQQDRIHRQRLAAREGLLLC